A single region of the Ornithorhynchus anatinus isolate Pmale09 chromosome 6, mOrnAna1.pri.v4, whole genome shotgun sequence genome encodes:
- the CXXC1 gene encoding CXXC-type zinc finger protein 1 isoform X6 — translation MLLVEEDSEFSDQEMVALGEEAKSENGENAPIYCICRKPDINCFMIGCDNCNEWFHGDCINITEKMAKAIREWYCLQCREKDPNLEIKYRHKKAKEKERESERDREESRKKAAQELALEQRRAGAKGFVTSPKPGRDGSNQQQQIKRSARMCGECEACRRTEDCGHCDFCRDMKKFGGPNKIRQKCRLRQCQLRARESYKYFPAAMLRVREDELQMLKEQSETAATPEPLSDDDLPLDPDLYQDFCAGAFDDQNLPWLSDPEDAPFLDPVLRKRAVKVKHVKRREKKSEKKKEEKYKRHRQKQKHKDKWKHPERTDPKDPTSLPQCLGPSCIQPAQPGSKYCSDDCGMKLAANRIYEILPQRIQQWQQSPCIAEEHGKKLLERIRREQQGARTRLQDMERRFHELEAVILRAKQQAVREDEETVEGDSEDTDLQIFCVSCGHPINPKVALRHMERCYAKYESQTSFGSMYPTRIEGATRLFCDVYNPQSKTYCKRLQVLCPEHSRDPKVPADEVCGCPLVRDVFELTGDFCRVPKRQCNRHYCWEKLRRAEVDLERVRVWYKLDELFEQERNVRMAMTNRAGLLALMLHQTIQHDPLTTDLRTSTDR, via the exons ATGCTGCTGGTCGAGGAG GACAGTGAATTTTCCGACCAAGAGATGGTGGCACTCGGGGAAGAGGCCAAATCGGAGAATGGAGAGAATGCCCCCATCTATTGTATCTGCCGCAAGCCAGACATTAACTGCTTCATGAT tGGCTGTGACAACTGCAACGAATGGTTCCATGGCGACTGCATCAACATCACGGAGAAGATGGCCAAGGCCATCCGGGAGTGGTACTGCCTGCAGTGCCGAG AGAAGGACCCAAACTTGGAAATCAAGTACCGGCACAAAAAGGCCAAGGAGAAGGAGCGGGAAAGCGAACGGGACCGGGAGGAGAGCAGGAAGAAGGCGGCTCAGGAACTGGCTCTAGAGCAAAGGCGGGCAGGAGCCAAGGGCTTCGTCACCTCCCCCAAACCTGGGCGGGATGGCAGTAACCAG CAGCAGCAGATCAAGCGGTCGGCCCGCATGTGCGGGGAGTGCGAGGCGTGTCGCCGCACTGAGGACTGCGGTCATTGCGACTTCTGCCGAGACATGAAGAAATTCGGGGGTCCCAATAAGATCCGCCAGAAGTGTCGCCTGCGTCAGTGCCAGCTCCGGGCCCGG GAATCCTATAAGTACTTCCCTGCAGCG ATGCTGCGAGTTCGAGAGGATGAGCTGCAGATGCTAAAAGAGCAGTCGGAGACAGCCGCCACCCCCGAGCCTTTGTCCGACGACGATCTGCCCCTGGACCCCGACCTCTACCAGGATTTCTGCGCTGGAGCCTTTGACGACCAGAATCTA ccctggctgAGCGACCCTGAGGACGCCCCCTTCCTGGATCCCGTGCTCCGGAAACGAGCGGTGAAAGTGAAGCACGTCAAGCGGCGGGAGAAGAAGTCCGAAAAGAAA aaAGAAGAGAAGTACAAGCGGCACCGACAGAAGCAGAAGCACAAAGATAAATGGAAACACCCTGAGAGGACAGACCCCAAGGatcccacctccctgcctcagtgCCTGGGCCCCAGCTGCATCCAGCCTGCTCAGCCTGGCTCCAAGTATTGCTCCGATGACTGTGGCATGAAGCTCGCTGCCAA CCGCATCTACGAGATCCTGCCCCAGCGTATCCAACAGTGGCAGCAGAGCCCGTGCATTGCGGAGGAGCACGGCAAGAAGCTGCTGGAGCGGATCCGGCGGGAGCAGCAGGGGGCCCGAACACGGCTGCAGGACATGGAGCGGCGCTTCCATGAGCTGGAGGCGGTCATCTTGCGAGCCAAGCAGCAGGCCGTGCGCGAAGATGAAGAG ACCGTCGAGGGAGATAGTGAGGACACCGATCTGCAGATTTTCTGCGTGTCCTGTGGCCACCCCATCAACCCCAAAGTGGCCCTACGCCACATGGAGCGCTGCTATGCCAAG TATGAGAGTCAGACATCCTTCGGCTCCATGTACCCAACCCGTATTGAGGG GGCAACCCGGCTCTTCTGCGATGTTTACAACCCACAGAGTAAGACCTACTGCAAACGACTACAGGTCCTCTGCCCCGAGCACTCCCGCGACCCCAAG GTGCCTGCAGACGAGGTCTGTGGCTGCCCGCTGGTGAGGGACGTCTTTGAGCTGACCGGAGACTTTTGCCGGGTGCCCAAAAGGCAGTGCAATCGGCACTACTGCTGGGAGAAGCTTCGCCGGGCAGAAGTGGACCTGGAGCGCGTGCGCGTG TGGTATAAGCTGGACGAGCTATTTGAGCAGGAGCGCAACGTGCGAATGGCAATGACCAATCGAGCTGGCCTGCTGGCCCTGATGCTACACCAGACCATCCAGCATGACCCATTGACCACAGATCTCCGCACCAGCACCGACCGCTGA